AACCATCCTTTTTCATCAGAATCCCTTGGTTTACCTGGCTTTTTTATTGGTTCCTGTGAGTGCCTGGATTCTTTTTAAGACTCAATTTGGATTAAATTTAAGAGCCGTTGGTGAACATCCTCGGGCCGCAGATACGCTGGGAGTCCCGGTGGAGAGAATGAGATATATCGCAGTGATGCTGGGAGGGATCTTCTCCGGTCTGGGAGGTTGCTTTTTAACCCTGGCCCAGCTAAATCGATTTACCGACAATATAACTGCCGGACGTGGGTTTATTGCCATTGCAGCAGTTATTTTTGGAAAATGGAATCCTTACGGTGTTGCCGTTGCAACACTTCTTTTCGGAATCGCCGATGGACTTCAATTAAGACTTCAAGCCCTGGGTACCAGGCTTCCTTATCAGTTTCTCTTGATGCTCCCATATCTCTTAACCATTGTGGCCTTGATTGGAATCGTGGGAAAATCAAAACCCCCGGCGGCTCTGGCGGTTCCCTATCAAAAGGATAATTAACCATCAGCCATCAACAATTAACAATCAGCAATTAACAAATTTTTGTTTATTGCTCTTTGTTCATTGTTCCCTGAGTAAAGATGCGTCTTAATATCGTCATCTTTGTTTGTGGAGGCGTACTCATGGCTTTAGAGATCGTAGGAAGCCGGGTACTGTCGCCACATTTTGGAAGCTCTATCTATGTTTGGGGAAGCTTAATCTCCGTGTTTCTAGCAGCTTTGACGACCGGATACTTTTTAGGTGGAAAGGTAGCAGATCGGAGTCCACGCCTACAAAGTCTGGGACGGATCATCTTCCTGACCAGCTTTGTCATCTGGGCTATTCCCCTCTTTTCAGTTCAAATCATTACTTTTTTAATCAATATGGGATTGGGAGTTCGATTTGCCCCTTTGATGACCTGTCTTCTTCTCTTTTTTTTACCCAGTATGTTGTTGGGCATGGTTTCCCCTTATGGAATCCGGCTGGCAGCCGTAGAAGTTGCAACCATGGGAAATGTATCCGGAACTCTCTACGCCATCTCTACGGCGGGAAGTATTGCAGGAACACTGCTGACCACCTTCGTTTTAATTCCTCTGATACAGGTCCGAACCATTTTTTATAGCTTAGGAGCCGCTCTGATCCTCATTTCACTCCTTACCTTGAAACGAACTACCCCCATCCAGGCTACGGTACGCACAGCTATTCTGATCATAACCTGGTTTTTCTTCCAGGAGCTACCAGAACCCAGTATTATTTCACCGGATTTTGGCGAGGTTATTTATCAACGGGATACAGCCTATCATCGGGTTTTTGTAACTCAAAACGATCAATATCGCTTCCTGCGATTTGATCGCACCTGGCAAAGCAGTATGGATATCCGGGATCCTTACCGGTCAAAGTTTACCTACCCCGATTATTTTCAACTTGCCTGGATTTTTAAACCGGATATTCAAAAAGTTCTGATTATCGGTATGGGGGGTGGGGCTGCTTCCAAAAAATTTTATAAAGATTACCCTCACGTGAGGGTGGAAAATGTGGAAATCGATCCCGTGGTGGCAGAAGTTGGAAAGAAGTATTTTTATATCCCTGAAGACACCAGATCCCAAATCTTTATAGAAGATGGTCGGGTTTACGTGGTACGAAACCAGGGCCCCTACGATTTAATCATTCTGGACGCTTTCTTTGGTGAAACCATGCCTTTTCATCTGATGACCATCGAATTCTTTCAAATGGTCAAAGAGCGGTTGACCCCCCAGGGGGTTATCGCCGTTAACTTTCTGGGAGCATTAGGGGGTAAAAAAAGCCAGCTTTTTCGATCCTTTTTTAAAACCCTCAGTATGGTTTATCCCCAGGTTCTGGTCTTCCCGGAAGACTGGGAACCCGGAGACGATATGGAATTAGAGGGAAATTTGATTATTTTTGCTACCTTAAGGCCCGACCATCTCTCCAAAGATCAGATCGTCCAGACGGCAAAGAAGTTAAAATCTGGATTCGTTAAGGTACCCCGGCTAGATGAATTTGCCGAGAAGCTCTATACAGCAAGGATTGAAACGAAGGATGTTCCCATCCTGACAGATCAATACGCCCCGGTAGAAGCCCTTCGACAATTATAAGAAAAAAACTCTTAATAGATCTGAAAAAGATCCCCTCCGGGATAACTTAGTCTGGCATTCTTTTTGCTGTAATAAAAGAAGAAGATAGGACCCTAAGGAATCTAAAGAAATCCTGGTTAGGGATCATAGAGGTACTTAATACGCAAAGTTATTATCCTTTCTCATTCCTCAAGGCTTCTTATTCTTATATGTTTTCGTAAAAAATCTTTAGGAGGAGAAATCGTAGAGGGTGCCTTTATGATCAAAGGGTTACCAAGGGAGAGAAAAGGTATGAGAAGCTATGGAATCCTCTTATTAGGAATTCTTTTCCTTTCTTCTTTAGGAAGTGTCCCCTTTGTTGAAGCACGCACTTCGCAAGTTACCGTAGTGAAAGTTAAAAAGGCGCCCCGTTATTCAAGGGCGACCATTGCAAAGGCGCAGGCGCTTCTCAAGGCCCAGGGGTATTATACAGGACCCATCAATGGGATTATGACCCCTGCAACCCGAGCGGCCTTAAAGTCTTATCAGAGGCGGCACTATCTTACGGTAACCGGATATCTCAACAAAGAGACGATTCGATCCATGAAACTCGATCTGCGATCCTAGCCTTTGGCTTTCCAAAGGCGAAATACGGGAATGGGTAGGAAAAGATAGAGGATCTGATTTTCTACGGGAGATCCTATATTTTCTTCTGGACCATTTCCGGGAGATGAATAAAAAGTACAGGAGGTATCAAGTATGAAAAAAAGCGTTTTTATGTTGGCATTAACCCTCTTTCTTTCTTCCCTGGGGAGTAGTCTATGGGCTGCGGAACCATCTGGCCAAACGGTTCCCATGATGGGTGAAGAAAAGATGAATCTTTCCAGGGCAGATATCAGGAAGGTCCAAGAAATTTTGAAGTCTGAAGGATTCTACACCGGACCTGTGGATGGGATTGTGGGACCTTCCACCCGATCGGCGCTCCAAGAATATCAACGTCAACACAATCTTCTTATTACCGGACGTATCGATGAACAGACTATTCAGAGCATGAACCTCTCTATAACTCCCAAAGCCGGTACAGAGGCAAGGGAAGAGGGTCATAAAAAGGAAGGTGGGGCGGTTTCCACACTTAAAAACATTGGAACTACCATTAAAGAAGGAGCGGTAACAGGTGGAAAAGCCGTAGGAAAAGCAGCCAAGGGAGTAGGAGAGGAAATTTCCGATGCAACCATCACTTCGGCCATCAAGACCAAGTTTGCCAGCGATGACCAGATAAAAGCTCTGGATATCGATGTGGATACCGAAAACGGTGTTGTAACCCTCACCCCCCATGTTCCGGGAGTAAATATGGATAGAGCCGTAGAAATCGCAAGAAACACGCCAGGAGTTAAAGAAGTTCGAGTTAAACCCGTCGAAAGACGATAAGAATAACTCTGGAAAGGAGGTAAATCTCTACCTCTTCTACCCTTTCTACGTTGAACCTCACAGGTCTCCCCTCTTCCCCCGTTCCTAAAGCTTCGGGAGAGGAGGTTCACCGGAAGCTGGCCCCCTAAACCTTCTCGCTCCCCTCTCCCCCATCCCTTCCCTCCCCGTGGACGGAGAGGGAAGGGATGGGGGAAAGGAGCCGGGCGTGAGGGTAGAAAGGTACAAAGTATGACACTGAAAAAAAATCTTTACTTCTTAGTCCACAAGAAGTAAATCCTTTATAAGTTATAATACAGGTTAGAGGGCGGCCCTGAAGCCGCCTTTTTCTTTCCAGGGAGGATTTAGAAGCCTTTAGTAATTGTAACAATTTAGTAGATGGAAAAAGAAACACCCCCTGACCCCCCCCCCCTCTAATCCCCCCGTATACGGGGGGCTGGGGGACTGACGTGGGGTTGCTGCTGAAGTCCCCCTGGAAGGGAACACCTCCCCCAGTCCCCCCTCGAGGGGGGATTGGGGGGGGTTTAGACAGAAGAAAAAGTAACACCTACTAAATTGTTACAGGTACAAGCCTTTATTGTAGATTGTATTTGTAAATAGAGCTGCTATAATATAGTCAAAAGGGAATACTGTTTCCCTGTGGAACCACGGCATAAGCCGTGGAGATAGACCCTGCAGTTGCCTTGTTTAAGGGTAGTCCAGGAATTGCCCTCAGGGGTAACCCGGTAACATTTTCATAGTGAATAGATAGACAGGTCTCTTTTTATGGGTAAAGCCGATTTTCATTCGATTTGGAAATACAAACTGGGACCGGTATTAGGCTTCGCCCTTCTCAGTTGCGGGTTCTTTTGGTTTAAGGCGGGAGAGAAAAGTATTTGGGCCAAAGATATCGAAGGTATGCGGGCGGAGGTCGTGCGGGAAATGGTGACTTTGGGAGACTGGCTTATTCCCCATCTTAACGGAGAAATCCTGGTCACCAAACCCCCCTTTTATTTTTGGCTGGCCGGTTTTTGCTCTCTTCTCTCAGGAGAGGTCACCGAATATACCCTGAGTCTTCCTTCCGTCATCGGTGGATTTTTGGGTCTGGTATGGACTTTCCTCATTGGGCTCCAACTTTTTAATTATCGCATTGCCTGGTTATCCGCTCTTATATTGGCTACCAGCCCTTTGTATATCCTTATGTCACGCTCCATCAACCTGGATATGACCCTGGCCTGGTTAACAACGGCTACCCTAGGATGTTTTCTACTGGGATTTCAAAGCCAGGGAAAATCCGGTAGCCGATATTATCTTTGGGCCTTCGTGTTTATGGGATTAGCCACCATGACCAAAGGACCTGTCGGAGTCATGATTCCAGGGATTCCCATTCTGGGTTATTTAGGATGGAGGTTGATTTGGAAACAGGAGGTGGCAGAGAGTAAATCAGAGGAGGATGGCAAAAAGCAAAGGGTCGAGGAGAGTTTGTTGCGGAAACGACCCTTTACCCTTTGCCCCTGGCGGACTATTTTAATAGGAATCGGGATTTTCCTGCTTATAACCTTACCCTGGGCCATCCTGGTCTATTTCCGAGTACCTAACCTTGGAGAAATCCTTTATCTGGAAACCCTCTTTCGCTATGCACGTCCCAATTATCAGAATGCCAAACCTTTTTATTTTTATTTTATCGCCTTGCTGGAAGCCCTGGCTCCCTGGTCCTTATTTTTGCCGGCTGGGTTCCTGGCTATCGGGGAGAAATACAAAGCCAAATCCTACCCTTCTACCTCCTTACCTTCTGCCCTTGTTTTCCTTCTCCTTTGGATCTGGCCTAGTTTTTTTATATTTTCTATAACCAGCACAAAGCGAGACTACTACCTTCTTCCTCTCTGTCCGGCCCTGGCTTTATTGGTTGCATGGATCTGGGATAACTATCTGACCGGTCAGGCTTCTGAGAGACAACAAAAACTTTTCTCTTTCGCAATCCTCAGCATTGCAGGTATTTTTCTCTTAGGACCTATGGGGATCCTCATCTTTGTTTATCTCTTTTTCCCAGATCTGGTTAAGATAGCCCTTGTTCTATGCCTCATATATGCTGTTTTGAGTAGTTTCCTCCTTATTCTGTTCCTTAAATCAAAAAATTCAAAAACCCATTTTCTCCGATTTCGAGGGTCCCTTGTCTTCTCTGTAATTATACTGGCCCTTGCCGTTGGTTGGGGAACCTGGTTTACCGTAGGCCTTCCAAAAATGGATTCTTTGAGAACCCGTAAGGAGTTCTTTCGTGAGGTGGCCTCCCGGGTTGGTTCTCACCGTCTGGTCAATTACCGATACAATGGATACGATCTTCAGTTTTATGTCAAACGAATAGTTCCTATTATTCAAGAGCCTGCTCAACTTTATGAACTTCTAAAATCGTCCGATTCGGTTTACATTATTATGGAAGATACCCATTTTAATTCTCTTAAACTAGAAGGATTCAAAACGATTCTGATCCGTGACCGAAGGGATCCGATTAATCCTCAAAAGGTCAGACGAATGGTTTTAATATCCAATTAGCCCATGGTTTATTGTCCGTTGTTTGCTGTTTCAAAGTCGTAACCTTTGGACAGGCCTGATCTGGCTTTGATTGCTCCACGCAGGTTACGGCAGCCCCATGTACGGGCGGAAGGCCTTCCGCCCCTACGGACAATGGACAAAGGGAAATCCCTATGTATAAAATTCCCTGCGATATCGTGACCGGTTTTTTAGGAAGTGGAAAGACGACGCTTCTGAAATATGTACTGCAACACGGCCTCAACAACCGCCGGGTAGCCATTGTCATGAACGAATTGGGTGATCTGGGGGTGGATGGAAAAGTAATCAAAGATCTGGAAGCGGTTGAAAAGTTGGTAGAACTGGATAACGGCTGTATTTGCTGTTCCATTGGATTTCGCTTTGCCCTGGCCATACAGGAAATTGTTGAAACGACAAATCCAGAACTGATTATCATCGAAACCACCGGCGTCGCCGAACCCCAACCCCTCCTTCAAGAGTTGGGGGTTGCCGGTCTTACCCTGGATGCGGTGATCACGGTTGTAGATGCAGAAAATCTGTTGGGGATTCATTCTCAAAGCGTGGTTACGGAAAAACAGATTGAAGCAGCCGATTTTATCGTTCTGAACAAGATCGACCTGGTTGATGAAAAACACCTCCGTAAAGTTGAAAAGTATCTTCAAAAACTGAATGACCGGGCGCTTCTTCTACCTACTTCCTATGGTCAGGTTAAAACCGATCTTTTATTCGGTACGAGCGTACGGAATTATCGGGAAAAACTTCGTACCTCCCCATCGGGTCCCCATACAGAAGGCCACTCCCATCTGGAACAGGACGAAATCTCCGCTTTCATCTATAAGGGTGAGAACCTTCTGGAACGTAAAAAGTTCGAGCGTTTTCTCTCCGAGTTACCTTCCCATGTCTATCGGGCTAAGGGATTCATGAAATTCATCAACGAAAGCATGCCGTCCCTGTTTAACTACACCTGCGGACGGTTTGATTTTAATTGGTATACCTTGAAAGACGGGGATCAGATCAAACCTCAAGCTGTATTCATCGGGAAGAATATCCATCTCGTTAAGGAAAAAATACTTAAAAACCTGGAAAAATGTGAGATCCGAGCCTGAACTGCCTGGAAATTTTTTCTTCCCGGGGTTTAGATACTATCCTGAGCTTCATCTCTACAAAATATAACAGGGTCTTGTAGGGATTTGGTAACTGCGCCCCTACAACCCGTAGGGGCGGAAGGCCTTCCGCCCGTATATTGAATGTCTACATTATCTTAAAAAAGGAGTAGGATGCTGCATGGTCTGGCATGCAAACCCCAGCCTCCCCTACCCATATAAGAGTATAAACCCATCGGGTTTTATGGTTGATGAGGGTTGAATTGGAAAAACGAGAGTCTAAAAATTAGACGTTTCTTCCTAAAAGGTATTCTCTTCTTTTAAAAAAGAAACTTCCCTAAAAAGGAAAGTAAAAAATTGTCAGATTATAGGTCTGAAAGTTAGACCTTTTCTTTATCAGGCCCTCCGTTACGAACTATATTCTGGTTCTTCGCCTACCCTCTGGATGGTTCAAACTTTTGGCTCCCATTTTATAAGGTGGTACTTGAATTGCAAAAGGAAGTAGTTACATAACTCACAAGAGTTTAATTAGAGTACGGGCGGAAGGCCTTCCCCGCCCGTACAAGGTATCTGTTTCGGTGAAAATCTCAAATATTTTCTGTGTGAAATCCACGGTGTTGATAACATCTGACCCTATGATTAAAGAACAACAAAATTATAAAGAAATGAAGGCTGACTACAAGGATGTGAAGAAACCGTCCTCTGCTGGTTAAAAGCCGAGATATTTTGGTGGGAATTTGATAAGGAATATGCAGAATCGACCCAATTTCTTAATCAAGAAAGGAATAATCCATGAGAGTATTAGTCACAGGGCATAAAGGTTATATTGGAATGGTGATGGTTCCTATGCTTCTAAAGGCGGGGCATAGGGTAGTAGGATTAGATACGAATTTTTACGAGACATGCACGTTTGGAAGTGACGTTGACCTCGTTCCAGAAATAAGAAAGGATCTGCGGGATGTAGAAGCATCTGATCTGAAAGGTTTTGATGCAGTTATTCATTTAGCTGCGTTATCCAACGATCCGCTGGGAGATTTAAACCCGGACTTAACTTACGATATCAATCATAAAGCAACGGTTCGTTTGGCTGAGATAGCCAAACAAGTTGGGATTTCCCGCTTTCTTTTTTCCTCATCCTGTAGTAATTATGGGGCTGCTGGGGATGCTTTACTGAATGAAGAAGCCCCTTTTCATCCGGTTACCGCCTATGGAATTTCAAAAGTACGTGCCGAACAAGACCTGGTAAAGCTGGCCGACGATAATTTCTCCCCCATCCTTCTCCGTAGTGCAACGGCTTACGGGGTATCCCCTCGTTTACGCCTTGATGTGGTTCTCAACAATCTGACAGCTTCCGCTTTCATAACCGGTAAAATCTTTTTGAAAAGTGATGGGACTCCCTGGCGACCTATTGTTCATATTGAGGATATTTCTCGTGCCTTCCTGGCTGTACTCCAGGCCCCCCGTGAACTTGTACATAATCAAGCATTTAATGTCGGCAGACCAGAAGAAAATTATCGTATTCGTGAGATAGCAGAGATAGTTAAACAAACGATTCCCCATTGTTACATTGAATTTGCAAAGGATGCAGGCCCGGATAAACGATGTTACCGGGTAGATTCCGGTAAACTGATCCGTACCCTACCTGAATATAAACCCCAGTGGAATGCCAGACAGGGAGCCGAACAACTTTATAAAGCTTACCAACAAGTCGGACTGACGATCACAGACTTTGAAGGTCCAAAATACAAACGAATTGATCAGATTAAGAAACTGATCCATGAGGGCCGATTAGACGAGAACCTGCGCTGGCGTGATAAATAGGAGGAATTTTGTGATGATAAATATTCCGAGTTGTAGATTTTGTGGTTTTGGTTTACGTCACATCTTTGTGGATTTAGGAATGCTTCCTCTTTGTGAAAGTTATATAAGCGAGGATCAACTCAACCGGATGGAGCCGTTCTATCCCCTCCATCCCTACGTCTGCGAGCGTTGTTTTCTGGTTCAACTGGAGGTCTATGTAGCTCCTGAAGAAATATTTTCGGAATATGCCTATTTCTCATCCTATTCGGATAGCTGGGTCCAGCATGCCAAACAATATGTAGAAATGATTACGAAACGGCTTGGGCTGAATGACCGGAGTTTAGTCATAGAGCCGGCCAGTAACGATGGCTACCTGCTTCAACACTTTGTGGCTATGGGGATACCGGTTCTGGGAATCGAACCTGCAGCTAATGTTGCCAAAGCCGCCATAGCTAAAGGAGTTCCAACGCTAGTTAAGTTCTTCGGGGAGGAATTAGCCCGTGAATTGCTCGCCGAAGGTAAACAGGCCGATCTCTTAGTGGGTAATAATGTATTAGCTCAGGTACCCGATTTGAATGATTTCGTGAAGGGCCTGAAAGTACTCCTTAAACCCCAGGGCGTTATTACCCTGGAGTTCCCCCATCTCATGCGCCTGGTGGAGGAAAATCAATTCGATACGATTTACCACGAACATTTCTCCTATTTTTCCTGGTTTACCACCGAAAAGATATTTGCAAAACATGGATTGAAGCTTTTTGATGTGGAAGAACTCCCGACCCATGGTGGTTCGTTAAGAATCTATGCCTGTCACGCAGGGAACTCTGCTCAATCTGTAAGTGAGAGGGCCAGGGAACTTAAATCTAGAGAAGAAGCCGCCGGAATTACCCATCTGACCTATTATACTTCCTTTGCCGAAAAAGTGAAGGAAACCAAGCGTAAACTCTTAGAACTCCTGATCGGTATCAAACGATCGGGAAAATCTATTGTCGGATACGGCGCTCCGGGTAAAGGAAATATTTTATTGAACTACTGTGGTATCCGATCTGATTTTCTGGATTATACCGTGGATCGTAACCCTTATAAACAAGGTAAGTTTTTACCGGGAACCCATATTTCTATCTTTCCGCCGGATAAAATCAAGGAGACTCAACCGGATTACGTGATGATCCTACCCTGGAATTTCAAAGACGAAATTATGGAACAGATGGCGTACATACGGAATTGGGGAGGTCAATTCCTTGTACCTATCCCCGAGCCAAGGATTTATCCATGATTTTTAAGCCAACAAAACTCAAAGGTGCTTACCTTATCGAGCTGGAAAGACGAGAAGACGAGCGTGGCTTTTTTGCCCGTTCCTGGTGCCGGCGGGAGTTTGAAGCACATGGGCTCAATCCAAGATTGGTACAGTGTAACATCTCTTTTAACAAGAAAAAGGGTACCTTGCGGGGAATGCACTATCAAGCTCCCCCCTATCAGGAGGCTAAATTGATTCGATGTACTGCCGGAGCTATCTACGATGTGATTATCGATTTACGTCAGAACTCCGAAACCTATAAGGAATGGATTGCTGTGGAACTCACGGCAGAGAATCGCAAAATGTTATACGTACCGGAAGGTTTTGCCCATGGATTTCAGACTTTGATGGACAATACCGAAGTGTTTTATCAGATGTCCGAATTTTACATGCCCCTCTACAGCCGGGGGATACGTTGGAATGATCCCCAGTTTAAGATTATCTGGCCTGAAACCGAGGAACGCATCATCTCGTTAAAGGATCAAACTCATCCAGATTTTGAAGTGGGCAGATAAAATAAACCTATGGGGCTACGGGTAGAACAAATCATGGATTCGTCTCAGGTAAAACCTGGTCCACCGTAGGGCGTAGTAAGGGCGGAAGGCCTTCCGCCCGTACATGTAAGGCCTGGGAACCGAATCTGTTAGAAAAATGGATATAGCTCAACTTACTGCGATTTTAAAACCTGACGAAATCGGTCAAGAGATGTATCACCTCATCTCTGAGTTGTATCCTATCTGCCGGAGTATTACGGGAGATGGTTTCCGACAGACCCTGCAGATAATTAAAAATTACATTCCCTTAAACAGGTATGAAGTTCCAACCGGGACTCAGGTGTTCGACTGGACGGTTCCCAAAGAATGGAACATCCGTGATGCCTATGTAAAAAATTCAAAGGGTAAGAAGATTATAGATTTCAAGAAATCTAACCTGCACGTTGTAAATTATAGCATACCGATCAAGACCAAAGTATCCCTGGCCGAGTTACGGGAACATCTTTTCACACTACCAGAGTATCCGGATTGGATCCCCTATCGAACCTCCTACTACAAGGAAAACTGGGGTTTCTGTCTAAGTCACAAGCAATTATTGGAGTTAGAGGAAGATGAATATGAAGTGTGTATTGACGCTTCCCTGGAAAAAGGTCATTTAACCTATGGAGAATATTACCTTCCAGGAAAAAGTTCAGAGGAAATCCTCCTGACCTGTCATACCTGTCATCCCTCACTTTGCAATGATAATCTCTCGGGTATTTCCCTGGTAACCTTCCTGGCCAAACAACTAGGTTCCCTTTCACTCAGATACTCCTATCGATTTCTTTTCATTCCAGGAACCATCGGTTCTATTACCTGGCTCTGTTTAAATGAAACCCATGTGTCCAGGATCAGGCATGGACTGGTAGTAGCCAACGTAGGAGATTCGGGTAAGTCCACCTATAAGAAAAGTCGCCGGGGAGATGCAGAAATAGATAAAGCGGTCAGTCACATCTTAAAGCATTCCGGTCAAGATTATGAGATTTTAGACTTCTCCCCCTATGGTTATGACGAAAGGCAGTTTTGTTCGCCTGGATTTAATCTCCCTGTGGGATGTCTCATGAGAACCCCCCAGGGTCGTTTTCCGGAGTACCACACCTCAGCAGACAATCTGGATTTCGTTCGACCGGAGTATCTGGCAGATTCCTTTTCAAAATACCTGGCCGTTTTGAATGTTCTGGAGAATAACAAGAAATATTTGAACAAAAATCCCAAGTGCGAACCCCAGTTAGGTAAAAGGGGATTATACCGGGCAATGGGAGGGCAAAAAGATGTGGGAACTTTTGAGCTGGCCCTACTTTGGGTTCTGAATCTGTCCGACGGTAACCACACGCTGTTGGATATCGCAGACAGATCTGGTTTAAAGTTCGATTTAATTAAAAATGTGGCAGACGTTCTCATGGAGCATGATTTGCTGGAGGAACTTTCAGATTAAGTAGGGGCGGAAGGCCTTCCGCCCCTACAATTTATTGCAAATCATCAAGGCCAAAGGAGAGATTCAGATGAAAGTCGTTTTATTTTGTGGTGGTCTGGGAATGCGGTTAAAAGAATATTCTGAAACCATTCCCAAGCCCCTGGTACATATCGGATACCGACCCATACTGTGGTATGTAATGAAGTATTATGCCCATTATGGATATAAAGATTTTATCCTCTGCCTGGGTTATAAGGCGGATACCATCAAGAACTATTTCCTGGATTACAAGGAGTATCTTTCCAATGACTTTATTTTATCCAATGGAGGCAGAGAGCTCCAGCTCTTCAATCGAGATATTCAAGACTGGAAAATTACTTTTGTAGATACCGGTCTAAATTCAAACGTCGGTCAGAGGTTAAAAGCCGTTGAAAAATATTTAGAAGGAGAAGAAATATTCCTGGCCAATTACACCGATGGCCTCACCGATTTTTATCTTCCGAACTTGATAGATTATTTTCTTAAAAATGATAAGATAGCATGCTTTCTCTCTGTGAGACCGAATCATAGCTTTCATATTGTTTCAGCCCAAGAGGATGGAACAGTAACCGGCATACAAAGTTTAGCTGAGTCGGATATCTGGATAAACGGGGGATTTTTCGTCTTTAAAAGGGAAATTTTCGATTACATAAAGCCGGAAGAAGACTTGGTTCAAGAACCCTTTTTGCGGCTTATTGAGAAGAAAGAACTCATCACCTGGAAGTATGAGGGATTCTGGATGTGTATGGATACCTTTAAAGATAAGCAAATTTTAGATGAGATGTATGCCCGGGGAGATACCCCCTGGGAAGTGTGGAAACCTTCTAAGCTAAGAACAAAATCAATCCAAATCTCACTCTAAAGATTAAAAAAACGAAGGGCGGAGGGCCCTCCGCCCGTACAGGGGGCGGAAGGCCTTCCGCCCCTACGGTTAAATTTCCATAATTATAAGAGATGATTATAAATGGAAACTAAATCAGTCAGATCTCTTTATCAGCTTTCAGGCCAAAGGGTGTTCGTTACCGGTGCCAGTGGATTTATCGGATCCCATTTATGTTCCCGTCTGTGTAAGAGTGGTGCAGAAGTGCATGCTATTTCCAGAATAAAACGCTCCAGAGGGGAGAGCGGCCCTTTTTGGTGGCAAGGAGATTTAGCGGAAATAGAGCAGGTTCGGAATCTTCTAAGGAATATTAAGCCCGATTTA
The genomic region above belongs to Candidatus Limnocylindrales bacterium and contains:
- a CDS encoding GTP-binding protein, with amino-acid sequence MYKIPCDIVTGFLGSGKTTLLKYVLQHGLNNRRVAIVMNELGDLGVDGKVIKDLEAVEKLVELDNGCICCSIGFRFALAIQEIVETTNPELIIIETTGVAEPQPLLQELGVAGLTLDAVITVVDAENLLGIHSQSVVTEKQIEAADFIVLNKIDLVDEKHLRKVEKYLQKLNDRALLLPTSYGQVKTDLLFGTSVRNYREKLRTSPSGPHTEGHSHLEQDEISAFIYKGENLLERKKFERFLSELPSHVYRAKGFMKFINESMPSLFNYTCGRFDFNWYTLKDGDQIKPQAVFIGKNIHLVKEKILKNLEKCEIRA
- a CDS encoding fused MFS/spermidine synthase; its protein translation is MRLNIVIFVCGGVLMALEIVGSRVLSPHFGSSIYVWGSLISVFLAALTTGYFLGGKVADRSPRLQSLGRIIFLTSFVIWAIPLFSVQIITFLINMGLGVRFAPLMTCLLLFFLPSMLLGMVSPYGIRLAAVEVATMGNVSGTLYAISTAGSIAGTLLTTFVLIPLIQVRTIFYSLGAALILISLLTLKRTTPIQATVRTAILIITWFFFQELPEPSIISPDFGEVIYQRDTAYHRVFVTQNDQYRFLRFDRTWQSSMDIRDPYRSKFTYPDYFQLAWIFKPDIQKVLIIGMGGGAASKKFYKDYPHVRVENVEIDPVVAEVGKKYFYIPEDTRSQIFIEDGRVYVVRNQGPYDLIILDAFFGETMPFHLMTIEFFQMVKERLTPQGVIAVNFLGALGGKKSQLFRSFFKTLSMVYPQVLVFPEDWEPGDDMELEGNLIIFATLRPDHLSKDQIVQTAKKLKSGFVKVPRLDEFAEKLYTARIETKDVPILTDQYAPVEALRQL
- a CDS encoding glycosyltransferase family 39 protein, with amino-acid sequence MGKADFHSIWKYKLGPVLGFALLSCGFFWFKAGEKSIWAKDIEGMRAEVVREMVTLGDWLIPHLNGEILVTKPPFYFWLAGFCSLLSGEVTEYTLSLPSVIGGFLGLVWTFLIGLQLFNYRIAWLSALILATSPLYILMSRSINLDMTLAWLTTATLGCFLLGFQSQGKSGSRYYLWAFVFMGLATMTKGPVGVMIPGIPILGYLGWRLIWKQEVAESKSEEDGKKQRVEESLLRKRPFTLCPWRTILIGIGIFLLITLPWAILVYFRVPNLGEILYLETLFRYARPNYQNAKPFYFYFIALLEALAPWSLFLPAGFLAIGEKYKAKSYPSTSLPSALVFLLLWIWPSFFIFSITSTKRDYYLLPLCPALALLVAWIWDNYLTGQASERQQKLFSFAILSIAGIFLLGPMGILIFVYLFFPDLVKIALVLCLIYAVLSSFLLILFLKSKNSKTHFLRFRGSLVFSVIILALAVGWGTWFTVGLPKMDSLRTRKEFFREVASRVGSHRLVNYRYNGYDLQFYVKRIVPIIQEPAQLYELLKSSDSVYIIMEDTHFNSLKLEGFKTILIRDRRDPINPQKVRRMVLISN
- a CDS encoding ABC transporter permease; this translates as MVGVLASGVRLAVPILLAALGEIFSERAGILNIGIEGEMLVGALAGFLGTFYTHHVGLGFLIGMGASGVFSLIMGFITITLKEDQVITGIILNILALGLTSFVYRALFGTSRTPPSIKPLTPLKIPALGDIPYLGTILFHQNPLVYLAFLLVPVSAWILFKTQFGLNLRAVGEHPRAADTLGVPVERMRYIAVMLGGIFSGLGGCFLTLAQLNRFTDNITAGRGFIAIAAVIFGKWNPYGVAVATLLFGIADGLQLRLQALGTRLPYQFLLMLPYLLTIVALIGIVGKSKPPAALAVPYQKDN
- a CDS encoding peptidoglycan-binding domain-containing protein — its product is MRSYGILLLGILFLSSLGSVPFVEARTSQVTVVKVKKAPRYSRATIAKAQALLKAQGYYTGPINGIMTPATRAALKSYQRRHYLTVTGYLNKETIRSMKLDLRS
- a CDS encoding peptidoglycan-binding protein, yielding MKKSVFMLALTLFLSSLGSSLWAAEPSGQTVPMMGEEKMNLSRADIRKVQEILKSEGFYTGPVDGIVGPSTRSALQEYQRQHNLLITGRIDEQTIQSMNLSITPKAGTEAREEGHKKEGGAVSTLKNIGTTIKEGAVTGGKAVGKAAKGVGEEISDATITSAIKTKFASDDQIKALDIDVDTENGVVTLTPHVPGVNMDRAVEIARNTPGVKEVRVKPVERR